From one Sorangium aterium genomic stretch:
- a CDS encoding HdeD family acid-resistance protein, which translates to MVGPLGESPKPLRFAPVDVATVRENRGWFLAIGVASMVLGVLAFLLPFVAPRATAIALGWLIVLAGVVEGSHAIQSRGWAGAGGEFVSALVQVAFGLLLVLSPMTGKLALMVIAAAYFVAEGALKLIRAYQHRGLRGSGWLVFDGVLSLALGILILTGGVTTAVRVLGLLVGISLLTGGMSMILIALGAARVLHTRA; encoded by the coding sequence ATGGTCGGTCCGCTCGGAGAGTCCCCGAAGCCGCTGCGCTTCGCGCCCGTCGACGTTGCCACCGTGCGGGAGAACCGCGGTTGGTTCCTCGCGATCGGCGTGGCCTCGATGGTGCTCGGGGTGCTCGCGTTCCTCCTGCCCTTCGTCGCCCCTCGGGCCACCGCCATCGCCCTCGGCTGGTTGATCGTGCTCGCCGGCGTGGTCGAGGGCAGCCACGCCATCCAGAGCCGCGGCTGGGCCGGCGCCGGCGGGGAGTTCGTGAGCGCCCTCGTGCAGGTGGCGTTCGGGCTTCTCCTTGTGCTCTCCCCGATGACCGGCAAACTCGCGCTGATGGTGATCGCAGCGGCGTACTTCGTCGCCGAGGGCGCGCTCAAGCTCATCCGCGCCTATCAGCACCGCGGGCTGCGGGGCTCGGGGTGGCTCGTGTTCGACGGCGTCCTGTCGCTGGCGCTCGGGATTCTGATCCTCACGGGCGGCGTCACCACCGCCGTGAGGGTGCTCGGCTTGCTCGTCGGAATCAGCCTCCTGACGGGCGGCATGTCGATGATCCTGATCGCGCTGGGCGCCGCTCGCGTGCTCCACACGCGAGCGTGA
- the sigJ gene encoding RNA polymerase sigma factor SigJ: MKPDVELHRRFLFAIAYRMLGSAADAEDVVQEAYIRYLAVPEAEVESPKALLGTIVTRLSLNLLDSARRRRETYVGSWLPEPIWSDADALDASSPLARWQSVSVAFLVVLEQLSPLERAVFVLHELFDYDYAEIGRVVERTPAACRQLGSRAREHLERQRPRFPPTPEAHRELVARFARSVGSGDLRGLVDLLAEDVVLDADSGGRFPGAVLAPLRGREAVAGFVASAPRLPAGPFDAAIGDINGEPALLLRGRTDAAIRVVITLEIDGGVVRAIRAMANPDKLRWLNAGRDP; the protein is encoded by the coding sequence ATGAAACCCGACGTCGAGCTCCACCGCCGCTTCCTGTTCGCGATCGCCTACCGCATGCTCGGCAGCGCGGCCGACGCCGAGGACGTGGTGCAGGAGGCCTACATCCGCTACCTGGCCGTGCCCGAGGCCGAGGTCGAGTCGCCGAAGGCCCTGCTCGGCACCATCGTCACGCGGCTGTCCCTCAACCTGTTGGACTCGGCGCGACGCCGGCGCGAGACCTACGTCGGCAGCTGGCTGCCCGAGCCGATCTGGAGCGACGCCGACGCGCTCGACGCCTCGTCCCCCTTGGCCCGCTGGCAGTCGGTGTCGGTGGCGTTCCTGGTGGTGCTGGAGCAGCTCTCGCCGCTCGAGCGCGCGGTCTTCGTCCTGCACGAGCTGTTCGATTACGACTACGCCGAGATCGGGCGGGTAGTCGAGCGCACGCCCGCCGCCTGCCGCCAGCTCGGGTCTCGTGCCCGCGAGCACCTCGAACGGCAGCGGCCGCGGTTTCCGCCCACCCCCGAGGCCCACCGCGAGCTCGTCGCGCGCTTCGCCCGCAGCGTGGGCTCGGGCGACCTGCGCGGGCTGGTCGACCTGCTCGCCGAGGACGTCGTGCTCGACGCCGACAGCGGCGGGCGATTTCCCGGCGCCGTGCTGGCGCCGTTGCGCGGCCGCGAGGCGGTGGCGGGCTTCGTCGCCTCGGCGCCGCGGCTCCCGGCCGGCCCCTTCGACGCGGCGATCGGCGACATCAACGGTGAGCCGGCGCTCCTCTTGCGCGGCCGCACGGACGCAGCGATCCGCGTCGTCATCACGCTCGAGATCGACGGCGGCGTGGTGCGCGCCATCCGGGCGATGGCCAATCCCGACAAGCTGCGGTGGCTCAACGCTGGCCGCGATCCTTGA
- a CDS encoding YciI family protein yields MKYVLMMHVPTRDPYELMSWPPKDLQAHLAFLNSFNQKLRESGELVGIEALTAPDQARLVRAGKDGKPITDGVFPETKEFLAGFWMVDVGSPERAYELAAQASAAPGLGGEPLNMAIEVRQVMSGSELPKELL; encoded by the coding sequence ATGAAATACGTCCTGATGATGCACGTGCCGACCAGAGATCCCTACGAGTTGATGAGCTGGCCGCCGAAGGACCTGCAGGCGCACCTCGCGTTCCTGAACAGCTTCAACCAGAAGCTCCGCGAGTCGGGCGAGCTCGTGGGGATCGAAGCGCTGACCGCGCCCGATCAGGCCAGGCTCGTGCGCGCCGGCAAGGACGGCAAGCCCATCACCGACGGCGTGTTCCCCGAGACCAAGGAGTTCCTCGCCGGCTTCTGGATGGTGGACGTCGGGAGCCCCGAGCGCGCCTACGAGCTCGCCGCGCAGGCGTCCGCCGCGCCCGGGCTCGGCGGCGAGCCGCTCAACATGGCCATCGAGGTGCGGCAGGTGATGAGCGGGAGCGAGCTCCCCAAAGAGCTCCTGTGA
- a CDS encoding alpha/beta hydrolase family protein yields MKNKLSWAFTCAALGMIVGACSGSNDDGNLGGSGGATAGAGGSVSGSGGEQASTTGGPLPTGPGGSQSTAGGAEPAGSGGAPAGGGDMTGGNGGSGDGSGGAFTGTCTASKSAGRNVSGSGPHKVVVETNSDPGINQGTIFRPADLDGDAKYPIYVWGEGACSRDGLATEAAMAEIASHGYFVVADGTPGGKEPNRELGGGGDVLLAYVDWVIAENDKPCSAYYHKIDTKKVAANGFSCGGLMAAGTAADPRMTTWGHTSSGSFSVNQAFYNSIHTPVLIVTGTADSLGANENGARDFENIAAQGDIPVMMFAKVGADHGGDLWARNGGEFTQVSLAWLNWWLKGDESATGKGMLVGANCRFCSDRTWNISSANLP; encoded by the coding sequence ATGAAGAACAAATTGAGTTGGGCTTTCACCTGCGCCGCGCTGGGCATGATCGTCGGCGCCTGCAGCGGTTCGAATGACGACGGCAACCTTGGTGGGAGCGGCGGAGCCACGGCGGGGGCGGGAGGGAGCGTGAGCGGCTCCGGCGGCGAGCAGGCGAGCACCACCGGAGGGCCTCTGCCCACGGGCCCGGGCGGCTCACAAAGCACCGCCGGAGGGGCTGAGCCCGCCGGCTCGGGCGGCGCGCCTGCGGGCGGCGGGGACATGACGGGCGGGAACGGAGGCTCGGGCGACGGCAGCGGCGGCGCCTTTACAGGCACGTGCACCGCGTCAAAATCGGCTGGTCGAAACGTGTCGGGGAGCGGCCCTCATAAGGTGGTCGTCGAGACGAATTCAGACCCGGGCATCAACCAGGGCACCATCTTTCGTCCGGCGGATCTCGACGGGGACGCCAAGTATCCGATCTACGTCTGGGGGGAGGGCGCATGTTCGCGAGACGGGCTCGCGACGGAAGCGGCCATGGCCGAGATCGCCTCGCATGGCTACTTCGTGGTGGCGGACGGGACACCGGGGGGCAAGGAGCCCAACCGCGAGCTCGGGGGCGGAGGTGACGTGCTGCTCGCCTACGTCGACTGGGTGATCGCCGAGAACGACAAGCCTTGCAGCGCCTACTACCACAAGATCGACACCAAGAAGGTCGCCGCGAACGGCTTCTCCTGCGGCGGCTTGATGGCGGCGGGGACCGCCGCAGATCCCAGAATGACGACATGGGGACACACGAGCAGCGGCTCTTTCTCGGTGAATCAGGCCTTCTACAACTCGATTCACACCCCCGTATTGATCGTCACCGGCACCGCGGATAGCCTGGGCGCGAACGAGAACGGCGCGAGAGACTTCGAGAACATCGCCGCCCAGGGGGATATCCCGGTCATGATGTTCGCCAAGGTCGGCGCGGACCACGGGGGCGATCTGTGGGCCCGGAACGGCGGCGAGTTCACGCAGGTCAGCCTGGCGTGGCTCAACTGGTGGCTCAAGGGCGACGAATCGGCCACCGGCAAGGGCATGCTCGTCGGCGCGAACTGCCGCTTCTGCAGCGACAGGACCTGGAACATCTCTTCTGCCAATCTGCCCTAG